The Treponema pectinovorum genome includes a window with the following:
- a CDS encoding TMEM165/GDT1 family protein produces the protein MEQNLFSVFFTIFFAEFAAEFGDKTQLILVGMTSKYKMRQIILGFLPAVILLNAIAVFIGGALNQILNSYLWSVKFVAAVAFMYFAFSSFFKEECEGGEKECKMKFATFAIFWTFFAAELGDKTQLTALTFGANYGLSGIFTVFLACVAGFFAADFIGMMIGLLLKKRVPDSIMKILSFVLFAFFSFYTFYQALVLLQQNFFAKGLEVDIPIFVIMSLIFACFCCVWWLTMYLKKRKLSCKTSFGLVEFQKTC, from the coding sequence ATGGAACAAAATCTTTTTTCTGTATTCTTTACGATTTTTTTTGCGGAATTTGCAGCGGAATTTGGTGATAAAACTCAACTGATTTTGGTGGGAATGACATCTAAGTACAAAATGCGGCAGATTATTTTGGGATTTTTGCCAGCGGTTATTTTGTTGAATGCGATTGCGGTTTTTATTGGCGGTGCCTTGAATCAAATATTAAATTCTTATCTTTGGTCGGTAAAATTTGTAGCTGCGGTAGCCTTTATGTACTTTGCATTTTCGAGTTTTTTTAAGGAAGAATGCGAAGGCGGAGAAAAAGAATGCAAGATGAAATTCGCAACTTTTGCTATTTTTTGGACTTTTTTTGCTGCTGAATTGGGCGATAAAACTCAGCTGACCGCTTTAACTTTTGGGGCAAATTACGGTTTGAGCGGAATTTTCACGGTATTTTTGGCTTGCGTTGCAGGTTTTTTTGCGGCGGATTTTATAGGAATGATGATTGGATTGCTTTTAAAAAAGAGGGTGCCAGATTCAATTATGAAAATTCTTTCATTTGTGCTTTTTGCATTTTTTTCTTTCTATACTTTTTATCAAGCGCTTGTCCTTTTACAGCAAAACTTTTTTGCTAAGGGATTGGAAGTTGATATTCCAATTTTTGTAATTATGAGTTTAATTTTTGCCTGTTTTTGTTGTGTTTGGTGGCTTACGATGTATCTTAAAAAGAGAAAACTGTCTTGCAAAACTTCTTTTGGGCTGGTTGAATTCCAAAAAACTTGTTAA
- a CDS encoding NAD(P)-dependent malic enzyme: MATIYEKALEKHEQWKGKLSTELKSPLETRDDLSLAYTPGVAEPCRQIAKNPDDVYKYTWKGNTIAVVSDGTAVLGLGDIGPAAGLPVMEGKCVLFKKFAGLDAVPLCIDTKDPKKIIEFCKQIAPTFGGINLEDISAPRCVEIERTLIKELDIPVFHDDQHGTAIVVTAAVINALKVAQKKAEDCTVIVSGTGAAGSSIIRMLHQLGIKKIYGFNINGIVIKDDYDKYDFLTQELTQITNPDNRRITMAQAMVGTDIFVGVSAPNLVTQEMVKSMATKSIIFAMANPEPEITYEKAKQAGAFIVGTGRSDYPNQINNILAFPGLFRGALDCRATKITEEMKIAASRGLASLVSQEELCPDKIIPDAFDERVAKTVAKAVSDEAKKAGLARL, from the coding sequence ATGGCAACAATTTACGAAAAAGCACTCGAAAAACACGAGCAATGGAAAGGTAAACTTTCTACGGAATTAAAATCACCGCTGGAAACACGAGATGATCTTTCTCTCGCATATACTCCAGGCGTTGCAGAACCCTGCCGTCAAATTGCAAAGAATCCTGACGATGTTTACAAATACACTTGGAAAGGAAACACTATTGCAGTTGTAAGCGATGGAACGGCGGTTTTGGGTCTGGGCGATATAGGTCCTGCGGCAGGGCTTCCCGTTATGGAAGGCAAATGCGTGCTTTTTAAAAAGTTTGCAGGTCTTGATGCAGTTCCCCTTTGCATAGATACAAAAGACCCAAAAAAAATAATTGAATTTTGCAAACAGATTGCTCCAACTTTTGGCGGAATAAACTTAGAAGATATTTCAGCACCACGCTGCGTAGAAATTGAACGCACTCTAATAAAAGAACTGGATATTCCGGTTTTCCACGATGACCAGCACGGAACAGCAATAGTTGTAACCGCTGCGGTTATAAATGCTTTAAAAGTTGCCCAAAAAAAAGCAGAAGATTGTACCGTTATAGTTTCTGGAACTGGAGCAGCTGGTTCTTCAATAATAAGAATGCTTCACCAACTGGGAATAAAAAAAATATACGGATTTAACATAAATGGAATCGTCATAAAAGATGATTACGACAAATACGATTTTTTAACACAAGAGTTAACGCAAATAACAAATCCAGACAACCGTCGCATTACAATGGCACAAGCAATGGTCGGAACAGATATTTTTGTTGGGGTTTCTGCACCAAATCTTGTAACTCAAGAAATGGTAAAATCAATGGCAACAAAATCAATCATCTTTGCAATGGCAAATCCAGAACCAGAGATAACTTACGAAAAAGCAAAACAAGCAGGAGCGTTTATAGTTGGAACAGGTCGCTCCGACTATCCAAATCAAATAAACAACATTTTGGCATTTCCTGGACTTTTTAGAGGTGCATTGGATTGCAGAGCAACAAAAATTACAGAGGAAATGAAGATTGCCGCAAGCCGTGGGCTGGCTTCTTTGGTTTCTCAGGAAGAACTCTGTCCAGACAAAATAATTCCAGATGCTTTTGATGAACGCGTTGCAAAAACTGTAGCAAAAGCGGTTTCGGACGAAGCAAAAAAAGCGGGTTTAGCTCGCCTGTAA
- a CDS encoding radical SAM protein — protein sequence MNVLIIQPPLMQLNTVYPSGAYLFDFFKKQRCDCRWLDLNIELFYSIFSREGLKKIFELSSKNALKLAEQAEKNGDITTCLNLRRYVSQAELWCNWIEKICLILCGKGFESAHSFVFGAHVPRGSRMENFLENLDHDLTTDDARSLASYALADLADFITLAFDKNFSLVRYAESLTISESTFAQVEQGIDSPILKEFYEPLLKKIVAREIENFIKKQRKNCFDCNHNVNEKILVCISIPFPGVFAAALSTGRFIKENYPKQTYISFGGGFINTELRETFESSLYKYCDLICYDRGYASYKKVLMELNDCDENNLLFEQVYNVRKFSFLKRKDEVSTIAVVDPINPTDEEIEFEKLMTKTVIPDFCDIDFSRYPRLIDDTNSMHRLWSDGAWIKAYMAHGCYWHKCAFCDVTLDYVKSFCMTDIKSLYEGLLEQCNKKGIYGIHFVDEAMPPSMMIEFARLNIEHGTPLTWWGNIRFEKNFTRDVADYLAYGGLIGVSAGLESATGNGLTTIHKGTDLQTIVEACCAFKEAGVLVHAYMIYGYWFETPQDLINSMETLRQFYVNGLLDSSYWHKFVLTRHSRVYDEWKKGEHPELKVIEKKSIPIFAKNALHFEGEKKSQKYGAGLNYSLNEWMHFAQIEKTVSHWFDFSVPKPTVAKDFIKKLISKYEEKRDFIFRKELPLDRKKIIWLGGQKCEIKSKGEKKVEWFFMGEKFILNADADEIEFRGKGLCVLP from the coding sequence ATGAATGTTTTGATTATTCAGCCACCGCTTATGCAATTGAATACCGTTTATCCAAGTGGAGCATATCTTTTTGACTTTTTTAAAAAGCAGAGGTGCGATTGCCGTTGGCTAGATTTGAATATAGAACTTTTTTATTCGATTTTTTCTAGGGAAGGTTTAAAAAAAATATTTGAACTATCTTCTAAAAATGCTTTAAAACTTGCTGAACAAGCAGAGAAAAACGGAGATATTACGACTTGTCTTAATCTTAGACGCTATGTTTCGCAAGCAGAACTTTGGTGTAATTGGATTGAAAAAATATGTTTGATATTGTGTGGCAAAGGTTTTGAAAGTGCACATTCTTTTGTGTTTGGTGCGCACGTTCCTCGTGGTAGCAGAATGGAAAATTTTTTAGAAAATTTAGACCACGATTTAACAACCGACGACGCGAGGAGTCTTGCAAGTTATGCACTTGCAGATTTAGCGGATTTTATAACGCTTGCTTTTGACAAAAATTTTAGTCTTGTGAGATATGCAGAAAGCCTTACGATAAGCGAGTCGACTTTTGCTCAAGTAGAACAAGGAATTGATTCTCCTATTTTAAAAGAATTCTACGAGCCACTTTTAAAAAAAATTGTTGCGAGAGAAATAGAAAATTTTATAAAAAAACAACGCAAAAATTGTTTTGACTGCAATCATAATGTGAACGAAAAAATTTTGGTCTGCATAAGCATTCCTTTTCCTGGAGTTTTTGCAGCAGCGCTTTCTACTGGGCGTTTTATCAAAGAAAATTATCCAAAACAAACATACATAAGTTTTGGCGGTGGTTTTATAAACACAGAGTTGAGAGAAACCTTTGAAAGTTCACTCTATAAATATTGCGATTTAATTTGCTATGACAGGGGTTATGCTTCTTACAAAAAAGTTTTAATGGAGTTAAATGATTGCGATGAAAACAATCTATTGTTTGAGCAGGTTTACAATGTCAGAAAATTTTCTTTTTTAAAGAGAAAAGATGAGGTTAGCACGATTGCGGTCGTAGACCCTATAAACCCAACTGATGAAGAAATCGAATTTGAAAAACTGATGACCAAAACAGTAATCCCAGATTTTTGTGATATTGATTTTTCGCGCTATCCCCGTTTAATAGACGATACAAATTCAATGCACAGATTGTGGTCGGACGGAGCGTGGATAAAAGCATATATGGCACACGGCTGTTATTGGCATAAATGTGCTTTTTGCGATGTTACGCTTGACTATGTAAAAAGTTTTTGCATGACCGACATAAAATCGCTTTACGAAGGGCTTTTGGAACAGTGCAATAAAAAAGGAATATATGGAATTCATTTTGTGGACGAAGCGATGCCACCAAGCATGATGATAGAATTTGCAAGGCTCAATATAGAACACGGAACTCCTTTAACCTGGTGGGGTAACATTCGTTTTGAAAAAAACTTTACTCGTGATGTTGCAGATTATCTTGCTTATGGCGGTTTGATTGGAGTTAGCGCAGGGTTGGAAAGTGCGACAGGAAACGGCTTAACAACTATCCATAAGGGAACAGATTTGCAAACTATTGTAGAAGCTTGTTGTGCTTTTAAAGAAGCGGGAGTTTTAGTTCACGCTTATATGATTTATGGTTATTGGTTTGAAACTCCGCAGGATTTGATAAATTCTATGGAAACCTTGCGTCAATTTTACGTAAACGGACTTTTGGACAGCAGTTATTGGCACAAATTTGTGCTTACTCGGCATTCTAGGGTTTATGACGAATGGAAAAAAGGTGAGCATCCAGAGTTAAAGGTGATTGAGAAAAAATCGATTCCAATTTTTGCAAAAAATGCACTTCATTTTGAAGGCGAAAAAAAATCACAAAAATACGGTGCAGGGTTGAATTATTCTTTAAACGAATGGATGCATTTTGCGCAGATTGAAAAAACAGTTTCGCATTGGTTTGATTTTTCTGTTCCAAAGCCTACAGTCGCAAAGGATTTTATTAAAAAGTTGATAAGCAAGTACGAAGAAAAAAGAGATTTTATTTTTAGAAAGGAACTTCCTCTAGACAGAAAAAAAATAATTTGGTTAGGTGGTCAAAAGTGCGAAATAAAAAGCAAAGGTGAAAAAAAAGTTGAGTGGTTTTTCATGGGAGAAAAATTTATATTAAATGCAGATGCGGATGAAATAGAGTTTAGAGGAAAAGGTTTGTGCGTTTTACCATAA
- the htpG gene encoding molecular chaperone HtpG: MAQYQFQTEVNQLLKLIIHSMYSNKDIFLREIVSNASDALDKLNYLMVSDDSYKNVKTEPRIDISFNENAKILTVQDTGIGMTEEDLNSNLGTIARSGTKAFIEKIANDKNAGENNLIGQFGVGFYSAFMAAKQINVYTRKAGTSKIYKWSSDGTNSYSIEEIASDSEAAKKYGFDKEETHGSAIEILLNDESKDYASRWRIEELIKRYSDHIAFPIYLHYTQNKYDDKGNISGSENKVEQVNSASALWKKPKSQLKEEDYNNFYKTISHDSSDPLHCVHTHAEGTQEYTTLFYVPSQAPFDMYQADYQSGVKLYVKRVFITDDDKELLPSYLRFVRGIIDSEDLPLNVSREILQQNRILDNIKTASVKKLLSEFRKMGEEADQARKAENPTDKEKAAIEKWNKFVENFNRPLKEGLYSDYANREEISEIVRFKSTDESGTGDGKWTSFKDYVGRMKSDQKAIYYITGNNEKNLRASPLLEAYKKKGFEVLIMSDDIDDIVIPSLMKYKDYELKGVNRAGSDEELGIDKEDAKKKEEEFKPIQEKIKKALGERVKDVVLSKRLSDSPACIVVDENDPGIQMERMMRAMGQRAPEVKPILEVNADHAIVKTLSDTTDEAYIANVSEVLLDQSLLVSGAELSNPTDFIKAMNSLISK; this comes from the coding sequence ATGGCACAGTATCAGTTTCAAACAGAAGTAAACCAGCTTCTTAAATTGATTATTCACTCGATGTATTCAAACAAGGATATTTTTCTTAGAGAAATCGTATCCAACGCTTCGGACGCATTGGACAAGTTAAACTATCTTATGGTTTCCGACGATTCATACAAAAATGTAAAAACAGAACCACGAATCGACATTTCATTTAACGAAAACGCAAAAATCCTTACAGTTCAAGATACTGGAATTGGAATGACCGAAGAAGATTTGAACAGCAACTTGGGAACAATCGCCCGCTCAGGCACAAAAGCATTTATCGAAAAAATCGCAAACGACAAAAATGCTGGCGAAAACAATTTAATCGGTCAATTTGGTGTAGGATTTTATTCAGCATTTATGGCTGCAAAACAGATAAATGTTTACACGCGCAAGGCAGGCACTTCAAAAATCTACAAATGGTCTTCCGACGGCACAAACAGTTACTCAATAGAAGAAATTGCAAGCGATAGCGAAGCCGCAAAAAAATATGGATTTGACAAAGAAGAAACTCACGGCTCTGCAATCGAAATCCTTTTAAATGACGAAAGCAAAGATTATGCTTCCAGATGGAGAATTGAAGAGCTCATAAAACGCTATTCTGACCACATCGCGTTTCCAATCTACCTGCACTACACACAAAATAAATATGACGACAAAGGAAACATCTCAGGTAGCGAGAACAAAGTTGAGCAAGTAAACAGCGCCTCTGCACTTTGGAAAAAACCAAAATCTCAACTCAAAGAAGAAGATTACAACAATTTTTATAAGACAATAAGCCACGATTCATCAGACCCACTGCACTGTGTTCACACACACGCAGAAGGCACTCAAGAATACACAACGCTTTTCTATGTCCCGTCGCAAGCCCCGTTTGATATGTATCAGGCAGATTACCAAAGTGGTGTAAAACTCTATGTAAAACGAGTATTCATAACAGATGATGATAAAGAATTATTGCCTTCGTATTTGCGTTTTGTTCGAGGAATAATCGATTCCGAAGATTTGCCTTTAAACGTAAGCCGCGAAATCCTCCAGCAAAACAGAATCTTAGACAACATAAAAACCGCTTCTGTAAAAAAACTTCTAAGTGAATTTAGAAAAATGGGAGAAGAAGCCGACCAAGCTCGCAAAGCCGAAAATCCAACCGACAAAGAAAAAGCCGCAATCGAAAAATGGAATAAATTTGTAGAAAACTTCAATCGTCCTTTAAAAGAAGGTCTATATTCAGATTATGCAAACCGCGAAGAAATTTCAGAAATCGTGCGATTTAAATCTACCGACGAAAGTGGCACAGGCGACGGCAAATGGACAAGTTTTAAAGATTATGTCGGTCGAATGAAGAGCGACCAAAAGGCAATCTATTACATAACAGGCAACAACGAAAAAAATCTTCGCGCTAGCCCACTCCTCGAAGCATACAAGAAAAAAGGTTTTGAAGTCCTTATAATGTCGGACGATATAGACGACATAGTAATTCCAAGCCTAATGAAGTACAAAGATTATGAACTTAAAGGCGTAAACCGTGCAGGTTCGGACGAAGAACTCGGAATCGACAAAGAAGATGCAAAAAAGAAAGAAGAAGAATTTAAGCCAATCCAGGAAAAAATCAAAAAAGCACTTGGCGAACGCGTAAAAGATGTCGTTCTTTCAAAACGACTTAGCGACAGTCCTGCATGCATAGTTGTAGACGAAAATGACCCGGGAATCCAAATGGAGCGAATGATGCGGGCAATGGGTCAAAGAGCGCCAGAGGTAAAACCAATCCTCGAAGTAAACGCAGACCATGCAATCGTAAAAACGCTCTCAGACACAACAGACGAAGCCTATATTGCTAATGTTTCGGAAGTTCTTCTGGATCAGTCGCTTTTGGTAAGCGGTGCAGAACTTTCAAATCCTACAGACTTTATAAAAGCGATGAATTCTCTTATTTCAAAGTAG
- a CDS encoding leucine-rich repeat domain-containing protein produces MKNSNKIKRIALVLTTAIIIAGCKTTTEDHSNPVIPATSENIANIIKNLQGEGPHKITITGTITNENINSIKNELKANSNAKISLNMSATTNLATLPADSFESCNSLTEIALPSSLTTIDERAFSNCNSLKKIILPSNLKIINGYAFSECSSLEEIILSSDINKIDEGAFNGCKSLKSINIPASVNYLDHTAFSGCSSLKTLTVEEENIKFSSRENIIYTKEQDLLLCAAGGITSANILSSVTEIGEGAFKDCTSLKEVAIPNSVTVIQNLAFYGCSALESVTIPASINLIEKTVFEGCTSLKRFAFANTNNWYKTDNLHDWESGMNGQLFDVTNPITNATYFNVKGQNSYWYRKD; encoded by the coding sequence ATGAAAAACTCAAACAAAATAAAACGCATCGCATTGGTTTTAACCACTGCAATTATTATTGCTGGCTGCAAGACAACCACAGAAGACCATTCCAATCCAGTTATTCCTGCAACTTCAGAGAACATCGCAAATATAATTAAAAATCTACAAGGCGAAGGACCTCATAAGATTACAATTACTGGAACAATAACAAACGAAAACATTAATTCAATAAAAAATGAATTAAAAGCAAACTCAAATGCAAAGATTTCTTTAAACATGAGTGCTACAACCAATTTAGCAACTCTTCCTGCCGATTCTTTTGAATCTTGCAATTCGCTTACAGAAATTGCACTTCCTAGTTCGCTCACTACTATTGACGAAAGAGCATTTTCAAATTGTAACTCACTTAAAAAAATAATTTTGCCTTCCAATTTAAAAATAATAAACGGATATGCTTTTTCCGAGTGTTCTTCTCTTGAAGAAATAATCTTATCCAGTGATATTAACAAAATTGACGAAGGTGCGTTCAATGGATGCAAATCGTTAAAAAGTATAAATATCCCTGCCTCTGTTAATTATCTAGACCATACAGCATTCTCCGGATGTTCTTCGTTAAAAACTCTTACAGTTGAAGAAGAAAATATCAAATTCTCAAGTCGAGAGAATATAATTTATACAAAAGAACAAGATTTACTTTTATGCGCAGCAGGCGGTATAACAAGTGCAAATATACTTTCTTCTGTTACTGAAATAGGCGAAGGTGCATTCAAGGATTGTACTTCTCTCAAAGAAGTAGCTATTCCAAATTCTGTTACTGTTATTCAGAATCTTGCTTTTTATGGTTGCTCTGCACTAGAAAGTGTAACAATACCCGCTTCCATCAATTTAATTGAAAAAACTGTATTTGAAGGTTGTACTTCTTTAAAAAGATTTGCTTTTGCAAACACAAACAATTGGTATAAAACAGACAATCTTCATGATTGGGAAAGCGGAATGAATGGTCAACTTTTTGATGTAACTAATCCCATAACAAATGCAACATACTTTAATGTTAAAGGTCAAAACAGTTACTGGTATAGAAAAGACTAA
- a CDS encoding mannitol dehydrogenase family protein gives MKLTLAELKDKSKWPNYKFFEFDHDKVLSNTKERPEWIHFGAGNIFRIFPAALCQKLLNNGDMDTGIVVADSYDFEIVDLLFKPHDNLTLGVTLKSDGTIQKEIIGSVVEAVKVSPEEKSDWEILEKAFTNKSLKMISFTITEKGYALYDAKGNLLKQYEEDFKNGPKKATMLLCYITRLLLSRFNAGKIPLAVVSMDNCSHNGEKLGQAIFEIAENWKKNGFVGQDFVDYVKDESKVSFPWSMIDKITPRPDSNVAQMLEKDGFEETKLIVTKKNTYCATFVNAEEPQYLVIEDKFPNGRPPLEKAGVYFTDRETVNKVEKMKVCTCLNPLHTALALSGCLLGFKLICDEMKDKDLNKMTNTLAYKEGLPVVVDPKILNPKDFIEEVINKRLPNPFMPDTPQRIATDTSQKLSIRFGETVKAYKATGKNLKDLKVIPLVYAMWLRYLMAMDDDLNPMELSPDPLLETAKPFVAKVKIGSKKGDFENDIKPLLANEKIFGFDLTKSELYDAVLTNFEKMLAGKGAVRKAICEAIA, from the coding sequence ATGAAACTTACATTGGCAGAATTAAAAGATAAGTCAAAATGGCCAAATTATAAATTTTTTGAATTTGACCACGATAAAGTTCTCTCAAATACTAAAGAGCGCCCAGAATGGATTCATTTTGGAGCAGGAAATATTTTTAGAATTTTCCCAGCGGCACTTTGCCAGAAACTCTTAAATAATGGCGACATGGACACTGGAATTGTTGTTGCAGACAGTTACGATTTTGAAATTGTGGACTTGCTTTTTAAACCTCATGACAATTTAACTTTGGGTGTTACTTTAAAAAGCGACGGAACAATTCAGAAAGAAATAATAGGTTCTGTAGTTGAAGCGGTAAAGGTAAGTCCAGAAGAAAAATCCGATTGGGAAATTCTTGAAAAAGCTTTTACAAACAAGAGCTTAAAAATGATTTCTTTTACGATTACAGAAAAAGGCTATGCTCTCTATGATGCAAAAGGAAATCTCTTAAAACAGTATGAAGAAGATTTTAAAAATGGACCAAAAAAGGCAACTATGCTTCTGTGCTATATAACAAGGCTTTTGCTTTCCCGCTTTAATGCTGGAAAAATTCCTTTGGCAGTAGTTTCAATGGATAACTGTTCCCATAACGGAGAAAAGTTGGGGCAGGCGATTTTTGAAATTGCTGAAAACTGGAAGAAAAATGGCTTTGTAGGGCAGGATTTTGTTGATTATGTAAAAGACGAATCAAAGGTAAGTTTCCCTTGGAGTATGATAGACAAAATAACTCCACGTCCAGATTCCAATGTTGCTCAAATGCTCGAGAAAGACGGTTTTGAAGAAACCAAATTGATTGTTACAAAGAAAAATACTTACTGCGCAACCTTTGTAAATGCAGAAGAGCCACAATATCTTGTAATTGAAGATAAATTCCCTAACGGTCGTCCACCTCTTGAAAAAGCAGGAGTTTATTTTACAGACAGAGAAACTGTGAACAAGGTAGAAAAAATGAAAGTCTGCACTTGTTTAAATCCTTTGCATACTGCACTCGCTTTGAGCGGCTGCCTTTTGGGCTTTAAACTTATTTGCGATGAGATGAAAGACAAAGATTTAAATAAGATGACGAATACTTTGGCTTATAAAGAAGGTTTGCCAGTTGTAGTTGATCCAAAAATTTTAAATCCAAAAGATTTTATCGAAGAAGTAATCAACAAGCGTTTGCCAAATCCGTTTATGCCAGACACTCCACAGCGAATTGCAACTGATACGAGCCAAAAACTTTCGATAAGGTTTGGAGAAACTGTAAAAGCGTACAAAGCAACAGGCAAAAATCTTAAAGATTTAAAAGTTATTCCGCTGGTTTATGCAATGTGGCTAAGATATCTTATGGCAATGGACGATGACTTGAATCCAATGGAACTCTCGCCAGATCCACTGTTAGAAACTGCAAAGCCTTTTGTTGCAAAAGTAAAGATTGGAAGTAAGAAGGGCGATTTTGAAAACGACATAAAACCTCTTCTTGCAAACGAAAAAATCTTTGGTTTTGACCTTACAAAAAGTGAACTTTACGATGCCGTTTTGACAAATTTTGAAAAAATGCTCGCAGGTAAAGGTGCGGTTAGAAAAGCAATTTGCGAAGCTATCGCATAA